Proteins co-encoded in one Megalops cyprinoides isolate fMegCyp1 chromosome 1, fMegCyp1.pri, whole genome shotgun sequence genomic window:
- the LOC118773800 gene encoding sclerostin-like, with protein sequence MQVSLVLMYFSSALLLLQGCCTTVQGWKVLKNDATEIIPEYPEETPQPDEPLQMSNNTMNRPKHGGRRRSANTPSYGASELSCRELRSTRYITDGSCRSAKPVKELVCSGQCVPSHLLPNSILRGKWWRSSASDYRCIPAHSRTQRVQLQCPHGNSRTYKIRVVTSCKCKRYTRHHNQSEAKEPSSPKPRRNKKRSRPAQERSKSNTPEMGNSY encoded by the exons ATGCAGGTGTCTCTCGTCCTCATGTATTTCAGCTcggcgctgctgctgctgcaggggtgCTGTACCACGGTGCAGGGATGGAAGGTTTTAAAGAATGATGCCACAGAAATCATACCTGAATACCCCGAAGAAACGCCACAACCGGATGAACCCCTACAAATGTCTAATAATACAATGAATCGGCCAAAACACGGAGGACGGAGGAGATCTGCTAATACCCCCTCGTATG GTGCCTCTGAGCTGAGCTGCCGGGAGCTACGCTCTACACGCTACATTACCGATGGGTCCTGCCGCAGCGCCAAGCCAGTGAAGGAGCTAGTGTGCTCAGGCCAGTGTGTGCCCTCCCACCTACTGCCCAACTCCATCCTGCGGGGCAAGTGGTGGCGCAGCAGCGCGTCCGACTACCGCTGCATCCCAGCGCACTCACGCACCCAGCGCGTTCAACTGCAGTGCCCACACGGCAACAGTCGGACTTACAAAATCCGTGTGGTCACCTCCTGCAAGTGCAAGCGCTACACCCGCCACCATAACCAGTCTGAGGCCAAGGAGCCCTCCTCGCCCAAGCCCCGCCGCAACAAGAAACGCAGCCGCCCGGCCCAAGAGAGGAGCAAGAGCAACACCCCAGAGATGGGCAACTCCTACTGA